In one Zobellia galactanivorans genomic region, the following are encoded:
- a CDS encoding (2Fe-2S)-binding protein — MTLEFKLNNEERSVDLTDENTPLLWVIRDIIGLKGTKFRCGKGGLC; from the coding sequence ATGACCCTAGAATTCAAGCTCAACAATGAAGAACGTTCTGTTGACCTTACCGATGAAAATACCCCTCTCTTGTGGGTAATACGGGATATTATCGGTTTAAAAGGCACCAAGTTCCGCTGTGGAAAAGGCGGGTTATGTTGA
- a CDS encoding DUF1801 domain-containing protein produces the protein MTDFQLKTAPEVAAVFDAYPSSVRPQMLALRQLVIDTAKGIEGITHLEETLKWGEPSYLTSIGSTLRMDWKAKSPDQYALYFKCTSRLVETFKAIFNESLDYEGKRALVFKLDAELPTEILTHCITAALTYHKVKKLPTLGI, from the coding sequence ATGACAGACTTCCAACTCAAAACCGCCCCCGAAGTAGCCGCTGTTTTTGACGCCTACCCAAGTTCGGTAAGACCCCAAATGTTGGCCTTACGGCAATTAGTAATCGACACGGCCAAAGGCATTGAGGGCATCACCCATTTGGAAGAAACCCTAAAATGGGGCGAACCGAGCTACCTTACCTCCATTGGCAGCACGCTACGCATGGATTGGAAAGCCAAATCGCCCGATCAATATGCCCTTTATTTTAAATGTACCAGCAGATTGGTAGAAACCTTTAAGGCAATCTTTAACGAGTCGCTGGACTATGAGGGCAAACGCGCCCTGGTTTTTAAATTGGATGCCGAACTCCCAACCGAAATATTGACCCATTGCATCACGGCGGCACTGACCTATCACAAGGTAAAGAAATTGCCAACCCTAGGCATATAG
- a CDS encoding DUF5004 domain-containing protein translates to MKRNLFFALTASVVTTLFTACNSDNDIECPEDYTGALAASEEKMQGDWVLTGMMADTEVDLTDDEEDNPIKDLFAQYEDCQKDASYTFGSDRSYTYKQSHVAEDCDNKATLSGTWKLTGEVLSLVGACIVQNISLNIKDDASEFSFTDTFNIQDIDGKVVQAKVTFTYTAQ, encoded by the coding sequence ATGAAAAGAAACCTATTTTTTGCGCTTACCGCTTCGGTCGTCACCACACTGTTTACCGCATGTAACTCTGACAACGATATTGAATGCCCCGAAGACTATACGGGAGCCTTGGCCGCAAGTGAGGAAAAAATGCAAGGGGACTGGGTTCTTACCGGTATGATGGCCGATACGGAAGTAGACCTGACCGATGACGAAGAAGACAACCCCATAAAAGACCTCTTTGCCCAGTACGAAGATTGCCAAAAAGACGCCTCTTATACCTTTGGCAGTGACCGCTCCTACACCTACAAGCAGAGTCATGTCGCCGAAGATTGCGACAACAAGGCTACTCTAAGTGGTACCTGGAAACTTACCGGCGAAGTACTGAGCCTAGTCGGAGCCTGTATCGTTCAGAACATTTCACTGAACATTAAAGATGACGCATCGGAGTTTTCATTTACCGACACCTTCAACATACAAGACATAGACGGCAAGGTCGTTCAGGCTAAAGTCACCTTTACCTACACGGCCCAATAA